The sequence TGTCAGCGTTTCGCTGCTGGCGGCAACAAGGGATGCCATTCGTATTGCTTCGAAGTGTACACGGGGAAGAAGCGACGCTCGAAATCCTTCGAGCGATCGCCGAACGCCACGTTGATCTGCAATTCGTCACAAGGGCAACTATACTGACACGCCACGCGATCCGACGCGGGCGACTCCGAGCACGCCCCCAGGCCGTTTTGAACGACACCGAGAAGGGAACATGTAATGCGGCTACGATGTTTCGCGACCGTGCAACTTGTTTTTTTCGCCTGCGGATTGCCTGCGTTCGCGGCGGGCTCGTTGGTGCTCGAAGCGAATATGCAAGTGCTCCACGCCAAGCTTCCCGGGACGGCGAATCGCTTCGACCACAGCAACGTGCCGGGGCAGGTGTTTTTGCCTGGCGAGCCGGTCGATATCGTCCTCCTGCTTTCCAAGCAAGCGGATCATGGGACGACGGATTTGGCCCTGGAAATCCAGGAAATCACCACTCGCGATCCCGAAAGAAAAATCGAGGGAGATAAAGGCTTCAGCGACACGGCCGGCCACGCGCCGTTAATCGCGCTGCAAGGCCGGCCTCGGCTGCACCCCTTCCAAGCGACGTTCGGCGACAAGCCGCAAGCGACCGTCGAAGTGAGCAATCTTCCGCTGCCGGAGCGATTCGGAACATACGCCCTTGTGCTGATCCGGAATGGAAAGCGGCAATTTCTCACCACCGTTTGCCGTGTTCCCAAACCCCGCGAGCATGGGACCATCATGAATACTCCGATTTTTGGCGAAGGCCAGTTCATCGATCGGCCCGATCGCAATGCGGAGCGCGCGAAAACGTATGCGCGGATGGGCGTGCGCGGCTGGCGATCGGAGTTGAGTTGGTCGGAAAATGAGCAGGGGCAATACGACTGGTCGCGCTACGACGCCCTCTTCGCAGCCGCCGAAAAGGCAGGTTGCAAGATCATGGTCACGCTGGGCGCACACCCCGATTGGACGCGGCCCTTCAAGGTGCCCACGCCCGCCGTCGGTTGGACTCCTAAAACCGGCGGTTACTCGGCCACGGGCGATTGGTTGGCCGATCCGAAGCTCTATGCGCGCTACGGCCGCTGGATCACGGCGTTTTGTCAACGTTACTGGAAAGATGGCAAGGGAGGCCTGTGGGGGATCGAAAACTACAACGAACCGTGGGAAGGGGGCGGAATCAGCGGCTGGGCACGCGACATGATCCAATATCGGGCCCTGCAAAAACTGATCGCCACTTCCACCCGAAAAGTTTCGCCCGACATCAAGCTGCTGGCGGCCTGCTCGATCATGAACACCGAGGACAAATTTTATTCCGACGGCAGCAAGGAATTCGACGCCTATGTCGACATCTTCACCGATCACTATGTCGCCCCATCGATGTGCTATGGACCTTTGGTCGCGCGGGCGCACGGCAAGCAGTCGATGGAGACAGAAACATGGTTCGTGAACTCGGAATATCTGCTGCCCCAAGCGGCCGCGCAATTCATGGCCGCCGGACAAGCGCGATTGGCGCCTTGGCATCCCAGTTCGCTTTACGACGCCTTGCCCGGCATCGACGATCCTTACGTGGCTCCCACGCCGGTCGTCGCTGCCACGGCCGCCTTCAATGCGCTGGTCACCGGCAAAGCATTCGAAAAAATCGTGTTCCGGCAACATCTTCCTTGGGTGTTCCAGTTCGGCAAAGACGACGACAACGAAGCGCTATTGGTGGTTTTCGGGCAACTGCTGACCGTGGCCGGCGAAAACCCTCGCGATCGGCCCTGGGCGCAAGTCGATTCCGCCGCCGGCGGCACCATGACGATCGACAATGCCGATGGACTACTGAAATTCTTCGATCTCGCGGGCAATCCGGCGTATGTCGGCCAGGCGTCGGTGCGATTGCCGATGAATATCTTCCCCAGCTACATCACCTGCGAAAAGGGTCCGCTGGTTGCCGCCGAACGAATCCGAACTGCCCAGATCGACGGGAAACGGCCGGTCGAAATCCTTCCGCACGATTTTTCCAAGCAGCTTGCGGCCGGCGTGCCGCTCACGGTCGAATTGCACAATTGCTTGAACCGCGCCATCGCCGGCGTATTGGCGGTGAAGACACCTCCCGGGCTCACGCTCAAAAACGCCGCGCAACGCGTGCAACTCAAAGCCGGCGAGACGGCGCCGGTGGCATTCGAGATTGCGGCAGCCACGATTTCCGCGGCAAACGCCTATCCCTGCGCGTTCGACTTCCGCAGCGATGCCGGCGCCGCGTCGTATGCTCAAACGATGAACGTGCTCGTCGTGAAGAAAGGCACGCGCATCATCGACGGCAACCTGGACGATTGGAAGGATGTTCCCGGTGTGACGGTCGTCGCCGGCAAACAGGAGGCCGAGGTTGCCGAGATGATGCGCCGTCCGTGGCTTGATCTGAAGGCCCAGAAACCGAATGGCAACTATGCGGAATTCAAGCTGGCCTGGGACGAGAAGTTTCTCTACATCGCCGCGCGCGTCAATGACCCGTCCCCGCAAATCAGCGGGCTGGCGCCGATGGCCACGCGCGACGAGAACAAATACTTCCACACATCCGCCTCCGATCGGCGCTCTCCGTACAAAGAATTTCTCAAAGCATATCCCGGGAAGAGTTTTTCCGAAGTACCGTACGTCTATTGCAATAATCCAGAAAAGCCCGCCGATCCTTCGCTGCCGGCGATCCCCTTCCGCCGCGACCGGCTCCAAATCGGACTGGATGTGACGCCGGGATGGCATGACCTGAAACCGGATACCGATCGGGTGACCGCAGGCTTCCACGCGGTGCCGGACACCGATTATGAATACGCCTTGTATGCGACCACCGATGGCAAGAGCGAGTTGTGGCGAATGTTGGCGCCGGGCGTTCCGAGGATGCACGATTGGCCCCGCCAGCCCCGCGGCCGGAAAACGACCGGCCCGGTTGCCGGAGCGAAGCATGTCGTCAAGCGCGAAGGCAATGTGTACATCTACGAAGCCGCGATCCCGCGTGAGGAATTGGGCGACTTGAAGCTCGAGGCCGGCACGACCGTCGGGATCGTGCTGCGCGCCGGGAACAACGATGGCCCTAACGTCGATTTTGGGGCCGACAAGGCCGTGACCAAAACCAACGGCCTCTCGCTTCACCCTTATTGGGAGCGAAAGCCCAGCGCCGGCGCCCGCTGGACGCTGGTCGATTAGTTTCTTCCCCCGAACTTCCCCGCAGGATGCGAGAAGGGCTCAAGCGGCCCGGATTATTCCTATCGCCACACGAGCCCGAAGCGCAAGCGAGGGAGCCCCCGACACTCATCCTCGCTAACGCTTCGGGCTAGTAGTTAATAGTTCGCGGCCTGTTGCTAACTCCTGGCGCCACGAGTCCGGATTATTCCTATCGCCACACGAGCCCGAAGCGCAAGCGAGGGAGCCACCGATACTCATCCTCGCTAACGCTTAATGCGATTGTTGCCGTCTCGATTGCGACACGTCGCTCGTCGCCGACCTGTTCGCAAGACCTTTTCTTGTGCAGCGGTTTCTGATGGAATGGTGCTGGGGGCTGCCAAGATTTGGCCCGACGAGGTTGTGCCCGGAATACTTTCGCGGCCGGGTTCGCAGGGAAACGCCGGTTCGTCTGGATTGCGGCCTAAGGGAATAATTTCAGGGACTTCTCGCGGTGTCGAATGGCTGAGCCGCTTTATCCACTTCGCTTCGAGCCGCTGTTTCGCCGCTACCTTTGGGGCGGGCGGCGGTTGAAAAGCGTGCTCGGCAAGCCGATTGGCGAAGGGGCCGACTACGCGGAAAGTTGGGAAGTGGTCGATCATGGGGCCGACCAAAGCCGCGTCGCCTTCGGGCCGCTCGCCGGAACGACGCTCGGCGAACTGGTTCGCCAGCGCGGCGAAGCGCTCTTGGGCCGGCATCATCCGCAGCCGCAGTTCCCGCTGTTGGTGAAGCTGCTCGATGCGCAGCAAAAACTGTCGGTACAGGTCCATCCGAACGATGAGCAAGCCGCCCGGCTCGATGTGCCCGATCTCGGCAAGACCGAAGCCTGGATCGTATTGGGGGCGGAACGGGGGAGCCGCATATTCGCGGGCCTCAAGCAGGGCTTCGATCGCCGAGCGCTCGAGCGCGAACTGAACCGCGGCACCTGCGAACTTTGCCTGCACCAGTTTGAGCCGAAGGTCGGCGACTGCATTTTTCTTCCCGCCGGCACCGTTCACGCTTTGGGGGCCGGATTGCTGATCGCCGAGGTGCAGCAATCGAGCGACACGACCTATCGCCTGTTCGATTGGAATCGGGTCGGCCCCGATGGCCGTCCGCGCGGGCTGCATATCGAGCAGGCCCTCGACGTGATCGATTTTGACCGTGGCCCGGTCGAACCGGTGCGCCCGGCGGCGGCGGACGAGGCCGAGGCGACGCGCCTCGTGGCGTGCGACAAGTTCGTGCTCGATCGTTTGGAAATTTCGGCAAGCCGCACGGTCGGCGAAGCAGGCCGCTGCCATATTCTGCTGTTGCTGGATGGGGAAATCATTTTGGCAGGCGATCCGAGCAGCCAGCCCTTAAAGCGGGGCGAAACGATCCTGCTGCCGGCCGCGACCGGAGCCGTCGAACTTACGCCGCTATCGCCGCAAGCATCGGTCTTGGATGTCTATCTGCCGTAAATTTCGGCGATTGCGCGGAAAACCGCGTGGTCTGGCGGGATAGGCGCAGTTCGGGCATCGCTCGGCCTAGCAATTCATATTCTTCGCTGGGCCGATCGCCCGTATAATCCGCGCTCGTCGGCCGTTTTTTTCCGACCGCCTTCGGCATTCGCCAACAGAACCGCTTTTCGACCGCGGCAACCAAACCCTCACTCCCACCTTTCCACAGATGCGCCTCTACACCGCCATTGCGTGGCTCTTGTGGATCGGGCTGTGCAGCGTTGTTTGCGCGGGATTGTTTGCCGGCTGCTATAGCGATCCCCATTTCGCCTATCCACATCTGTTCGTTCCGGGGGCGACGCCCCAGGAAAAGACGGCCTACGAGCAGAACGAGGCCCTGCGGTTCGATCCGTACCCCGATCCGACCTTGTCGCACGTCGATCCGGGCGAACGGCCGATTGGCTACGAGCAGCCGAGAGAGCCATATCCGATTCGCCCGATGCCGGCTCCGGTGATTGTAACGCCGGCACCCGGTTCGGCCGGATTGACGCCGGTCCCAGGTCCGGCGACCGTGAC is a genomic window of Pirellulales bacterium containing:
- a CDS encoding type I phosphomannose isomerase catalytic subunit; its protein translation is MAEPLYPLRFEPLFRRYLWGGRRLKSVLGKPIGEGADYAESWEVVDHGADQSRVAFGPLAGTTLGELVRQRGEALLGRHHPQPQFPLLVKLLDAQQKLSVQVHPNDEQAARLDVPDLGKTEAWIVLGAERGSRIFAGLKQGFDRRALERELNRGTCELCLHQFEPKVGDCIFLPAGTVHALGAGLLIAEVQQSSDTTYRLFDWNRVGPDGRPRGLHIEQALDVIDFDRGPVEPVRPAAADEAEATRLVACDKFVLDRLEISASRTVGEAGRCHILLLLDGEIILAGDPSSQPLKRGETILLPAATGAVELTPLSPQASVLDVYLP